The Pan troglodytes isolate AG18354 chromosome 7, NHGRI_mPanTro3-v2.0_pri, whole genome shotgun sequence genome has a window encoding:
- the ANK1 gene encoding ankyrin-1 isoform X19 encodes MWTFVTQLLVTLVLLSFFLVSCQNVMHIVRGSLCFVLKHIHQELDKELGESEGLSDDEETISTRVVRRRVFLKGNEFQNIPGEQVTEEQFTDEQGNIVTKKIIRKVVRQIDLSSADAAQEHEEVELRGSGLQPDLIEGRKGAQIVKRASLKRGKQ; translated from the exons ATGTGGACTTTCGTCACCCAGCTCTTGGTCACGCTGGTGCTGCTGAGCTTCTTCCTGGTCAGCTGTCAGAACGTGATGCACATTGTCAGGGGGTCCCTGTGCTTTGTGCTAAAGCACATCCACCAGGAGCTGGACAAGGAGCTGGGGGAGAGCGAGGGCCTCAGTGACGACGAGGAGACCATCTCCACCAGGGTGGTCCGGCGGCGGGTCTTCCTGAAG GGGAATGAGTTTCAGAATATTCCAGGGGAGCAGGTGACAGAGGAGCAATTCACGGATGAGCAGGGCAACATTGTCACCAAGAAG aTCATTCGCAAGGTGGTTCGACAGATAGACTTGTCCAGCGCCGATGCCGCCCAGGAGCACGAGGAG GTGGAGCTGAGAGGGAGTGGCCTACAGCCGGACCTGATAGAGGGCAGGAAGGGGGCGCAGATAGTGAAGCGGGCCAGCCTGAAAAGGGGGAAACAGTGA
- the ANK1 gene encoding ankyrin-1 isoform X18, protein MWTFVTQLLVTLVLLSFFLVSCQNVMHIVRGSLCFVLKHIHQELDKELGESEGLSDDEETISTRVVRRRVFLKGNEFQNIPGEQVTEEQFTDEQGNIVTKKIIRKVVRQIDLSSADAAQEHEEVTVEGPLEDPSELEVDIDSFMKHSKDHTSTPNP, encoded by the exons ATGTGGACTTTCGTCACCCAGCTCTTGGTCACGCTGGTGCTGCTGAGCTTCTTCCTGGTCAGCTGTCAGAACGTGATGCACATTGTCAGGGGGTCCCTGTGCTTTGTGCTAAAGCACATCCACCAGGAGCTGGACAAGGAGCTGGGGGAGAGCGAGGGCCTCAGTGACGACGAGGAGACCATCTCCACCAGGGTGGTCCGGCGGCGGGTCTTCCTGAAG GGGAATGAGTTTCAGAATATTCCAGGGGAGCAGGTGACAGAGGAGCAATTCACGGATGAGCAGGGCAACATTGTCACCAAGAAG aTCATTCGCAAGGTGGTTCGACAGATAGACTTGTCCAGCGCCGATGCCGCCCAGGAGCACGAGGAGGTGACTGTCGAGGGGCCCCTGGAGGATCCCAGTGAGCTGGAGGTCGATATTGATTCCTTTATGAAACACTCCAAG